A DNA window from Ictalurus furcatus strain D&B chromosome 22, Billie_1.0, whole genome shotgun sequence contains the following coding sequences:
- the rfc5 gene encoding replication factor C subunit 5 isoform X2: MVLELNASDDRGIDVVRGPILSFASTRTIFKKGFKLVILDEADAMTQDAQNALRRVIEKFTENTRFCLICNYLSKIIPALQSRCTRFRFGPLSQTQMIPRLEHVIQQESIDITPDGMKAIVTLSTGDMRRSLNVLQSTHMAYGKVTEETVYTCTGHPLRSDIANILDWALNKDFTSAYNQILQLKTLKGLALHDILTELHLLIHRVDFPPAIRMGLLIKLADIEYRLASGTSEKIQLSSMVAAFQAVRDIVVSDA; encoded by the exons ATGGTTCTGGAG CTCAACGCTTCAGACGACCGCGGTATAGACGTGGTTCGAGGCCCCATCCTCAGCTTCGCCAGCACCAGGACCATTTTCAA gaAAGGTTTTAAGTTGGTGATTCTGGACGAGGCGGATGCCATGACCCAGGATGCTCAGAACGCTTTAAGGAGAG tgaTCGAGAAGTTCACCGAGAACACTCGGTTCTGTCTGATCTGTAACTACCTGTCTAAAATCATCCCTGCGCTGCAGTCGCGATGCACGCGGTTCCGTTTCGGACCTCTGTCCCAGACCCAGATGATCCCCAGACTCGAGCACGTCATCCAGCAGGAGAG CATCGACATCACTCCCGATGGCATGAAGGCTATTGTGACGCTGTCAACGGGAGACATGAGGCGATCGTTAAACGTCCTACAG AGCACTCACATGGCCTATGGGAAGGTGACCGAGGAGACGGTTTACACGTGCACAGGACATCCTCTGCGCTCAGACATCGCCAACATACTCGACTGGGCCTTGAACAAAGACTTCACCTCAGCATATAACC AAATCCTACAGCTGAAAACTCTGAAAGGATTAGCGCTGCACGACATCCTGACCGAGCTGCATCTTCTCATACACAGAG TGGATTTTCCTCCAGCGATTCGGATGGGCTTGCTGATTAAGCTGGCCGACATCGA GTATCGCTTGGCCTCTGGAACCAGTGAGAAGATTCAGCTGAGTTCAATGGTAGCTGCTTTCCAGGCAGTTAGAGATATAGTGGTCAGTGATGCCTAA
- the rfc5 gene encoding replication factor C subunit 5 isoform X1, producing MASTSKVPLQARNLPWVEKYRPQTLDDLISHQDILSTIQKFISEDRLPHLLFYGPPGTGKTSTILACAKQLYKDKEFNAMVLELNASDDRGIDVVRGPILSFASTRTIFKKGFKLVILDEADAMTQDAQNALRRVIEKFTENTRFCLICNYLSKIIPALQSRCTRFRFGPLSQTQMIPRLEHVIQQESIDITPDGMKAIVTLSTGDMRRSLNVLQSTHMAYGKVTEETVYTCTGHPLRSDIANILDWALNKDFTSAYNQILQLKTLKGLALHDILTELHLLIHRVDFPPAIRMGLLIKLADIEYRLASGTSEKIQLSSMVAAFQAVRDIVVSDA from the exons ATGGCATCAACAAGCAAGGTACCTCTTCAGGCCAGGAACTTGCCATG GGTTGAAAAGTACAGACCACAGACGCTGGATGATTTAATCTCACATCAGGACATTCTGAGTACAA ttcagaaGTTCATCAGCGAAGACCGACTGCCACACCTGCTGTTTTACGGGCCCCCAGGAACAGGAAAGACCTCCACCATTTTAGCCTGCGCTAAGCAGCTCTACAAGGATAAAGAGTTCAACGCCATGGTTCTGGAG CTCAACGCTTCAGACGACCGCGGTATAGACGTGGTTCGAGGCCCCATCCTCAGCTTCGCCAGCACCAGGACCATTTTCAA gaAAGGTTTTAAGTTGGTGATTCTGGACGAGGCGGATGCCATGACCCAGGATGCTCAGAACGCTTTAAGGAGAG tgaTCGAGAAGTTCACCGAGAACACTCGGTTCTGTCTGATCTGTAACTACCTGTCTAAAATCATCCCTGCGCTGCAGTCGCGATGCACGCGGTTCCGTTTCGGACCTCTGTCCCAGACCCAGATGATCCCCAGACTCGAGCACGTCATCCAGCAGGAGAG CATCGACATCACTCCCGATGGCATGAAGGCTATTGTGACGCTGTCAACGGGAGACATGAGGCGATCGTTAAACGTCCTACAG AGCACTCACATGGCCTATGGGAAGGTGACCGAGGAGACGGTTTACACGTGCACAGGACATCCTCTGCGCTCAGACATCGCCAACATACTCGACTGGGCCTTGAACAAAGACTTCACCTCAGCATATAACC AAATCCTACAGCTGAAAACTCTGAAAGGATTAGCGCTGCACGACATCCTGACCGAGCTGCATCTTCTCATACACAGAG TGGATTTTCCTCCAGCGATTCGGATGGGCTTGCTGATTAAGCTGGCCGACATCGA GTATCGCTTGGCCTCTGGAACCAGTGAGAAGATTCAGCTGAGTTCAATGGTAGCTGCTTTCCAGGCAGTTAGAGATATAGTGGTCAGTGATGCCTAA